One part of the Oncorhynchus clarkii lewisi isolate Uvic-CL-2024 chromosome 7, UVic_Ocla_1.0, whole genome shotgun sequence genome encodes these proteins:
- the LOC139412961 gene encoding obg-like ATPase 1 codes for MPPKKGEGPKQPPLIGRFGTSLKIGIVGLPNVGKSTFFNVLTKSQAAAENFPFCTIDPNESRVPIPDERYDYLCTFHKPLSKVPAFLNVVDIAGLVKGAHAGQGLGNAFLSHISACDGIFHMTRAFEDEDIIHVEGNVDPVRDIEIIHEELRLKDEESLGPIIDKLEKTAVRGGDKKLKPEYDIMLKVKNWISEEKKHVRFYNDWNEKEIDVLNKYLFLTSKPMIYLVNLSEKDYIRKKNKWLIKIKEWVDAHDPGAMVIPVSGGLEAKLQDMTDEEKDKYCEEAKTQSVLTKIIKTGYAALQLEYFFTAGPDEVRAWTVRKGSKAPQAAGKIHTDFEKGFIMAEVMKFQDFKEEGTENAVKAAGKYRQLGRNYIVEDGDIIFFKFNTPNAPKAAKK; via the exons GAAGTCAACATTCTTCAATGTGCTGACCAAGAGCCAGGCCGCAGCAGAGAATTTCCCCTTCTGCACCATCGACCCCAACGAGAGCAGAGTACCCATCCCTGACGAACGCTATGACTACCTCTGCACCTTCCACAAGCCCCTCAG TAAAGTCCCAGCGTTTCTGAATGTGGTGGACATAGCTGGGCTGGTGAAAGGTGCTCACGCTGGACAAGGACTGGGCAACGCCTTCCTGTCTCACATTAGTGCCTGCGACGGCATCTTCCACATGACAC gtgcattTGAGGATGAGGACATCATCCATGTGGAGGGTAATGTGGACCCAGTGAGGGACATTGAGATAATCCATGAGGAGCTACGGCTGAAAGATGAGGAGTCTCTTGGACCAATCATAGATAAGTTGGAGAAGACCGCTGTCAGAGGAGGAGACAAGAAACTCAAACCTGAATAC GACATCATGTTGAAGGTAAAGAACTGGATTTCAGAGGAGAAGAAACATGTCCGCTTCTACAATGACTGGAACGAGAAGGag ATTGATGTGCTGAACAAATACCTGTTCCTCACGTCCAAGCCCATGATCTACCTGGTCAACCTCTCAGAGAAGGACTATATCAGGAAAAAGAACAAGTG GCTGATTAAGATTAAGGAGTGGGTCGATGCCCATGACCCAGGGGCTATGGTCATACCAGTGAGTGGAGGTCTTGAGGCCAAACTACAGGACATGACCGACGAGGAGAAGGACAAATACTGTGAGGAGGCGAAGACTCAGAG TGTACTGACTAAGATCATTAAGACGGGCTATGCAGCTCTGCAGTTGGAATATTTCTTCACAGCGGGACCAGACGAGGTTAGAGCGTGGACTGTCAGG AAAGGCAGCAAGGCGCCCCAGGCGGCAGGGAAGATCCACACTGACTTTGAGAAAGGTTTCATCATGGCAGAGGTCATGAAGTTCCAGGACTTCAAAGAAGAGGGCACCGAGAATGCTGTCAAG GCTGCTGGGAAGTACAGGCAGCTGGGCAGGAACTACATTGTGGAGGACGGAGACATTATATTTTTCAAATTCAACACACCCAATGCACCCAAGGCAGCGAAGAAGTGA